A window of the Dyadobacter pollutisoli genome harbors these coding sequences:
- a CDS encoding TonB-dependent receptor, protein MLRILLCLIFFATNGLAQSFTSTIRGTVRDADTGLPLVGATVSLSSTESGAATGPEGTFRFDNLSVGRYELKVSYVGYGTISIPEILLESGKEQVIQIRMNVAGKELEEATVSAARPVAFNSVQAITIEQTLRYAATYMDPARVATSFPGVAAANDQANGLVVRGNSPNAMQWRLEGVEIVNPNHLSNAGTFSDRPTSTGGGVNILSTQLLGTSNFLSGPFPAQYGNVTGAVLDMNLRKGNDEKAEFVAQASLIGMDFSAEGPFSKKSKASYLVNYRYSFTGLLGAMGVNFGGEDSRFQDLSFNLNFPTAHGGKVTFFGTGGLSSNTFEPDKDTATWEFDKDGQNILYKNKMFASGLTLDQPLSEKVSLRAALVGSTLNTSRVAYAVNSKTLSRAEVLDNQDLINGKISANVTLTYRHNARFRFRGGLFATLNHYEAGIRSAGESLKSYVFQPFVNWSLQFTPKVSADIGLHAMISTVQRTKKVSALPEPRAAIKWQIGPTTQLTASYGLHSQMQNAGLYAMRIYDYGPNSNRNLAPTRSQQVTLGYQKTFPKSSSLKVEVYWQHLFDVPVGHGLHDNYSAVNLVEEVPYEFLDNTSTARNYGIEASFQKFLSKDFYMLVSGSLYDATYVDYLGLRHNSRFNGRHTFSLTGGKELRSSNQDLWGVNVKILWIGGFRDKPVDAEYSRILGYTLYETQSSYTVKMKDYFRPDLRVYWKKSRAKYSRTLALDLQNVSGTKNEAYRYFDKRKDAVVTQYQLGLIPVLSYRWEF, encoded by the coding sequence ATGCTTAGAATTCTGCTCTGCCTGATCTTTTTTGCCACCAACGGATTGGCCCAAAGTTTTACTTCCACCATTCGTGGTACTGTCCGGGACGCCGATACCGGCTTACCGCTGGTCGGCGCGACCGTTTCGCTTTCGTCCACGGAATCCGGTGCGGCCACCGGCCCGGAAGGCACATTCCGGTTCGACAACCTGTCAGTGGGTCGTTATGAGCTGAAAGTTTCCTACGTCGGCTACGGTACCATTTCTATCCCGGAAATTCTTTTGGAGTCGGGGAAAGAACAGGTAATCCAAATCAGGATGAACGTGGCAGGAAAGGAGTTGGAAGAAGCTACGGTTTCGGCTGCGCGGCCTGTCGCATTCAACAGTGTGCAGGCGATTACCATTGAGCAAACTTTGCGATATGCTGCCACGTACATGGATCCGGCGCGGGTAGCGACCTCGTTTCCGGGCGTTGCAGCGGCAAATGACCAGGCGAATGGGCTGGTAGTGCGCGGCAATTCCCCGAACGCCATGCAATGGAGACTGGAAGGTGTAGAGATTGTCAACCCCAACCATTTGTCCAACGCAGGTACTTTCAGCGATCGGCCTACTTCTACGGGCGGCGGTGTAAATATTTTGAGCACACAACTATTGGGCACTTCTAATTTCCTGTCCGGGCCGTTTCCTGCACAATATGGCAATGTGACCGGGGCTGTTTTGGATATGAATCTCAGAAAAGGGAATGACGAAAAAGCAGAATTTGTCGCCCAGGCGAGCTTGATAGGGATGGATTTCTCGGCAGAAGGCCCGTTTTCCAAGAAATCGAAGGCGTCATACCTTGTCAATTACAGGTACTCTTTTACCGGTCTGCTCGGTGCTATGGGCGTTAATTTCGGCGGAGAGGACTCCCGGTTTCAGGATCTGTCATTTAACCTCAATTTCCCGACCGCCCATGGGGGAAAGGTTACTTTTTTCGGAACAGGTGGATTGAGCAGCAACACATTTGAACCAGACAAAGACACGGCTACCTGGGAGTTTGATAAGGATGGTCAAAATATTCTGTACAAAAACAAAATGTTCGCCAGCGGGCTAACGCTGGATCAGCCGCTTAGTGAGAAAGTGTCGCTCCGTGCCGCGCTTGTCGGTTCGACATTAAACACTTCCAGGGTTGCCTATGCGGTGAACAGCAAGACTTTGTCAAGAGCCGAAGTGCTTGATAATCAGGATCTGATCAATGGTAAAATTTCGGCAAACGTAACGCTGACTTACCGTCACAATGCACGTTTTAGGTTTCGTGGCGGGTTATTTGCAACGCTCAATCACTACGAAGCGGGTATTAGGTCAGCAGGTGAATCGTTGAAAAGTTATGTGTTTCAGCCGTTTGTGAACTGGTCGCTCCAATTTACACCAAAGGTCTCGGCGGATATCGGCCTGCATGCTATGATCAGTACCGTGCAGAGAACCAAGAAAGTAAGCGCATTACCGGAGCCGAGGGCGGCCATTAAATGGCAGATTGGCCCCACAACACAACTAACTGCATCTTATGGTTTACATAGCCAAATGCAGAACGCAGGTCTGTACGCGATGCGCATTTATGACTATGGGCCTAACTCGAACCGAAACCTTGCACCGACACGTTCTCAGCAGGTTACTTTGGGTTATCAGAAAACGTTTCCAAAAAGCAGCAGCCTCAAAGTTGAGGTTTATTGGCAGCATTTATTTGATGTGCCGGTTGGCCACGGGTTACACGATAACTATTCGGCGGTCAATCTGGTAGAGGAAGTACCGTATGAATTTTTGGACAACACCAGCACCGCCCGGAACTATGGCATCGAGGCGAGCTTTCAGAAATTCCTGAGTAAGGATTTTTATATGCTAGTTTCCGGTTCCTTATACGACGCAACTTATGTAGATTACCTGGGCCTGCGGCACAATAGCCGCTTCAATGGCAGGCATACGTTCAGTTTGACAGGCGGTAAGGAATTGAGATCCTCCAACCAGGATTTGTGGGGCGTTAATGTGAAGATCCTTTGGATCGGCGGCTTCCGCGATAAACCCGTTGACGCAGAATATTCCCGAATATTAGGGTATACTCTGTACGAAACACAAAGCAGCTACACGGTCAAAATGAAAGACTACTTTCGGCCGGATCTGCGTGTGTACTGGAAGAAAAGCAGGGCAAAATACAGCAGGACGCTGGCACTGGACTTGCAAAATGTGTCCGGTACAAAAAATGAAGCCTATCGTTATTTTGACAAACGGAAGGATGCGGTGGTGACGCAGTATCAGCTAGGCTTAATTCCGGTACTGAGTTATCGGTGGGAGTTTTAA
- a CDS encoding putative porin — MPKATAQVRLPGGVQMPGGGGGGSRGGGGAQGGGAILDDSTKQIYGPQTTLHFFENDILNNRDSVRYRVDTNLINFHRWTPLDRSWGKLVDLGNTVTATRNLFFQPREDIGTQIGLRAYDAYAIKQDEVQYYDTHSQHTELDFISGGKKTSLGRFAYTQNVHSRFNFGLRAQRLTSNKQYGFVNTLNSGALLGQNWTLLMHTSFFSKNKKYLILAHYRHMNQKVREQGGVIPNVGADGVVEKYSYDGAARISDDANSWERRHVFHIYQQYRLANGFQVFQQADYQSVIDRYTDKDISRGLEKEVYPAPRFDSTLTRQDIYYKLFDNKVGIKGFYSGFNYRAYLRQRFYGMRAVGQGGNETGDAFITYRTGLKFDNIAGAWLGYYLKDSSNYLTAEADLNLAKNVEYKLKAELNTHWGKAGFQSIQTAPDLMVQRYLSNHFAWRNNFDPTKIQTIYASLRLKTKKIDFVPEIQIHQINDYIYYDTVAVPRQLNSGFRLLRVGFNSAIHLKRWNFTAMSFLTLNDNKDVLRVPTLFASGEISYDFIYAKVLYIQLGLAARYRSSYLADAYMPVTQQFHLQNDQKLGQNMVVDGFATIRIKRVRLFFKMSYLNMGGQFGLFPKGYYITPNYLGLARAFSFGVNWPMFD; from the coding sequence GTGCCAAAGGCCACGGCCCAGGTCAGGTTACCGGGAGGTGTCCAGATGCCTGGCGGCGGTGGTGGTGGATCGAGAGGCGGCGGTGGCGCACAGGGAGGCGGAGCTATTCTGGACGACAGTACCAAGCAGATCTACGGGCCGCAGACTACATTACATTTCTTTGAAAACGATATCCTGAACAACCGTGATTCTGTTCGCTATCGGGTAGATACGAACCTCATCAACTTTCACCGGTGGACACCACTCGATCGCTCCTGGGGAAAACTGGTGGACCTCGGCAACACTGTAACAGCCACACGCAACCTTTTTTTTCAGCCCCGCGAAGACATTGGTACCCAGATCGGCCTCCGCGCCTATGACGCTTATGCGATCAAACAGGACGAAGTACAATACTACGACACGCACTCGCAGCATACCGAGCTGGACTTTATTTCTGGAGGAAAAAAGACATCGCTCGGCAGATTTGCTTACACTCAAAACGTGCATTCCCGCTTTAATTTTGGTCTCCGGGCACAAAGGCTTACTTCCAATAAACAATATGGATTTGTCAATACCCTGAACTCGGGGGCATTACTGGGGCAGAACTGGACACTATTAATGCACACCAGCTTTTTTTCCAAAAACAAAAAATACCTGATCCTCGCACATTACCGGCACATGAACCAGAAAGTGCGAGAACAAGGCGGCGTGATCCCGAATGTCGGGGCGGATGGTGTGGTGGAAAAGTACTCATACGATGGCGCGGCACGGATCAGCGATGATGCCAATTCGTGGGAACGACGCCATGTTTTCCACATTTACCAGCAGTATCGGCTTGCCAATGGATTCCAGGTATTCCAGCAGGCGGATTACCAAAGCGTGATCGACCGCTATACCGACAAGGATATTTCACGGGGGTTGGAAAAAGAGGTATACCCGGCTCCCCGCTTCGATTCCACATTGACACGGCAGGATATTTATTACAAACTGTTTGATAACAAGGTCGGGATCAAGGGATTTTATTCCGGGTTCAATTACAGGGCATATCTCCGGCAACGATTCTATGGTATGCGTGCGGTCGGCCAGGGCGGAAACGAAACCGGCGACGCCTTCATAACGTATCGCACCGGATTGAAATTCGACAATATTGCTGGTGCGTGGCTGGGTTATTATCTCAAAGATTCCAGCAACTATCTCACCGCCGAGGCCGATCTCAATCTGGCCAAAAATGTTGAATACAAACTGAAAGCCGAACTGAACACGCATTGGGGGAAAGCCGGTTTTCAGAGCATTCAAACAGCGCCCGACCTGATGGTGCAGCGCTACCTCAGCAATCATTTTGCATGGAGAAATAACTTTGACCCTACGAAAATTCAAACGATATATGCTTCGCTTCGGCTCAAAACCAAGAAAATTGACTTTGTTCCGGAAATACAGATCCATCAGATTAACGACTACATTTATTACGATACCGTTGCAGTCCCACGTCAGCTCAATTCCGGCTTCCGGTTGCTGCGTGTTGGTTTTAACTCAGCGATACATTTGAAGCGATGGAATTTTACGGCCATGAGCTTCCTGACATTGAATGATAACAAAGATGTACTGCGCGTGCCGACCTTGTTTGCCAGCGGTGAGATCAGCTACGACTTTATTTATGCCAAAGTATTGTACATTCAGCTGGGGCTGGCGGCCAGATACCGCTCCTCTTACCTCGCCGATGCGTATATGCCTGTTACACAACAGTTTCATTTGCAAAATGATCAAAAACTGGGACAGAATATGGTAGTGGATGGATTCGCGACGATCCGTATCAAGCGGGTACGGTTGTTTTTCAAAATGTCCTATCTGAATATGGGCGGGCAGTTCGGGCTTTTTCCAAAAGGCTATTACATCACACCCAACTATCTCGGGCTGGCCAGGGCCTTTTCATTTGGCGTCAACTGGCCGATGTTTGACTAA
- the lpxK gene encoding tetraacyldisaccharide 4'-kinase → MEEHQWIKTALTPFSWVYGFITTLRNLFYDIGLFSSTKVPQFVISTGNLTVGGTGKTPVVEYLTNLLSSATPLAILSRGYGRETRGFIQADADATAATIGDEPLQYFTKFGKKVTVAVCENRVKGALEINRTHPESRLLLLDDAYQHRAIRRDINLLLNDYNRPFYNDLPFPAGRLRETRKGANRADAVIVTKCPPSIDGNQRAQIRGEILKYAKPETPVFFAFTDYAGPLNYEGRPVSLKNVKMVAGIANPAPFAAYLEGRFDVVDKMIFPDHHNYSESDLQGLIKYLKNDTFVVTTEKDMVKLKPLVEKSGYAERFAYIPVAVNFGDDTLPFSQWITKQIDDRL, encoded by the coding sequence ATGGAAGAACATCAATGGATAAAAACAGCATTAACACCATTCTCGTGGGTCTACGGTTTTATCACGACTCTCCGGAATCTGTTCTATGATATTGGCCTTTTTTCTTCCACCAAAGTTCCTCAATTTGTCATTTCAACAGGCAACTTAACAGTCGGAGGGACGGGCAAAACTCCTGTTGTTGAATACCTTACCAACCTGCTTTCATCCGCAACACCTCTTGCCATTCTGAGCCGGGGCTATGGCCGCGAGACCAGGGGTTTTATCCAGGCTGACGCCGATGCTACGGCCGCTACCATCGGTGATGAGCCACTTCAATATTTTACAAAATTTGGGAAGAAAGTAACCGTCGCCGTTTGCGAAAACCGAGTGAAAGGAGCTTTGGAGATCAATCGTACACATCCTGAAAGCAGGCTTCTGTTACTCGACGACGCCTACCAGCACCGCGCCATTCGGAGGGATATCAACCTGTTGCTGAATGATTACAACCGCCCGTTTTATAACGATCTTCCTTTTCCGGCTGGCAGGTTACGGGAAACGCGGAAAGGCGCCAACCGGGCCGACGCAGTTATTGTTACCAAATGTCCTCCATCGATTGATGGAAATCAAAGAGCTCAGATCCGTGGTGAGATCTTAAAATATGCAAAACCGGAAACCCCGGTATTTTTTGCCTTTACCGACTACGCCGGGCCGCTAAACTACGAAGGGAGGCCTGTTTCGTTAAAGAATGTTAAAATGGTGGCTGGTATCGCTAATCCGGCCCCTTTCGCTGCATATCTCGAAGGCAGGTTTGACGTTGTAGATAAAATGATCTTTCCGGATCATCATAATTACAGTGAGAGTGACCTGCAAGGCCTGATTAAGTACCTAAAAAACGATACTTTTGTGGTCACAACCGAAAAAGATATGGTCAAACTAAAACCATTGGTTGAGAAATCAGGTTACGCTGAGCGGTTTGCCTATATCCCAGTTGCCGTCAATTTCGGGGATGATACGCTGCCATTCAGCCAATGGATTACCAAACAAATTGATGACCGTCTTTAA
- a CDS encoding PD-(D/E)XK nuclease family protein: MQSFLNLVAKRILSNHTSLERIHIIVPTRRAAFFLMQELARETTEPMMSPVVMAVDDFVESICTLEIEDPVHLLFDLYETFREIDPDVQFERFMGWASVLLSDLDKIDQYLVKTDYLFDYLSEAHAITRWQESLPSGKTLQSEGGSKQYFSLFENIKKVYLSFRNRLSEKGMAYRGMAYREIAEDEGQLLSKKTDFEKLYFAGFNAFTESERIIVSSLIKAKKAEVLWDSDSYYMSENTGVEAGKSLRDYQKSKVFGEWNWTTDHLMQTAKDLTIYGVPNATLQTKVAGQLYRQMREQDDPENPIPTAIVLADENLLLPMLYSLDEDVRDLNVTMGLSMRNSLLYTLVDSIFELQQNVVEFRSKSGKLIRIPKFGHKSINKILNHPFIRHYEHVALTPLSDGQTIIQKTVRAITEDNQVFLSSEDLLGLSENHPLFRILFTHWQRNNSKQVIQSFYQLIELLREVYKDYKNALETEYLYLFYTLLKQFEQTIEEKSELITLRTLRSFMFELIRQTRIPFSGEPVSNLQIMGMLETRALDFERIIILSLNEGMLPSAKRQNSLIPFDAAQAVGLPTHQHQEAVMSYHFYRLLQRASEVHMLYTSTNDAPGGGEKSRFIRQVEYELSQYNPQIKIENKTVVFEGRQQEELEEVVHKDEAMIAAIRHYLASKGIFPTHLNEFIRCSMQFYLKHIVGVKEKEEVEEELGMDKIGTWLHASLERLDKEFFLNSTDPSEDQIKGVLREEFDRLFRGYVTDMGLNRIYYQIGEQQILVFLRHQMSQQPRRQILAAEQPLTTKIELVLQGSYTPVKIGGKIDRIEQAEDGTLYVMDYKTGSVELTGKQKLADPQKREDVIRNDADRKMGYVRQLWMYEYLMYRKMLDEKGLRLKGQVYNFGDFAVKSGFYSFRDPKNLISNPLELTEELAPGDFIKKSEIILTDILNVMVDADVPFRKTDDLNTCQYCDFTGICGR, translated from the coding sequence ATGCAATCCTTTCTGAATCTCGTTGCAAAACGTATTTTAAGTAACCACACCTCGCTGGAAAGGATCCATATCATTGTCCCTACGCGCCGCGCAGCCTTTTTCCTCATGCAGGAACTGGCCCGGGAAACGACCGAACCCATGATGAGCCCCGTCGTAATGGCTGTCGATGACTTTGTCGAAAGCATTTGCACATTGGAAATTGAAGATCCGGTGCATTTACTGTTTGATCTGTACGAAACTTTCAGGGAAATAGACCCTGACGTTCAGTTTGAAAGGTTCATGGGCTGGGCGTCTGTTTTGCTCAGCGACCTGGATAAAATCGATCAGTACCTGGTTAAAACGGACTATCTCTTCGACTATTTATCGGAGGCGCATGCGATCACACGCTGGCAGGAAAGTTTGCCTTCCGGGAAAACATTGCAAAGCGAGGGCGGCTCCAAACAGTATTTCTCGTTATTTGAAAATATCAAAAAAGTCTATCTGTCATTCAGAAACAGGCTTTCAGAAAAAGGAATGGCGTACCGCGGAATGGCATACCGTGAAATCGCAGAAGACGAAGGACAGCTACTTTCGAAAAAAACGGATTTCGAAAAACTGTATTTTGCCGGTTTCAATGCATTTACAGAATCTGAAAGGATCATTGTGAGCTCATTGATCAAAGCAAAAAAAGCGGAGGTACTATGGGATTCGGACAGCTACTATATGTCTGAAAACACAGGTGTGGAAGCTGGAAAAAGCCTTCGTGACTACCAGAAAAGCAAAGTATTCGGTGAATGGAACTGGACGACGGACCATTTGATGCAAACCGCAAAGGACCTGACCATTTACGGCGTGCCTAATGCAACCCTGCAAACCAAAGTAGCCGGGCAGCTTTACCGGCAAATGCGGGAGCAGGATGATCCAGAAAACCCGATCCCGACCGCCATTGTACTGGCAGATGAAAACCTGCTGCTGCCGATGCTGTACTCGCTCGACGAGGATGTGCGCGACCTGAATGTGACCATGGGGCTTTCCATGCGTAACTCGCTGCTTTATACATTGGTGGACAGTATTTTTGAGCTGCAGCAGAATGTGGTCGAATTCCGGAGCAAAAGTGGCAAACTGATCAGGATACCAAAGTTTGGCCATAAATCGATCAACAAAATCCTGAACCATCCCTTTATCCGGCATTACGAACACGTGGCACTTACACCGCTGAGCGACGGGCAGACGATCATTCAGAAAACGGTACGGGCCATTACGGAAGACAACCAGGTGTTCCTCAGTTCCGAGGATTTATTGGGGCTTAGTGAGAACCATCCATTATTCAGGATACTGTTTACACATTGGCAAAGAAACAATTCCAAACAGGTTATACAGTCGTTTTACCAGTTGATTGAGTTGCTGCGGGAGGTTTATAAAGATTACAAAAACGCGCTGGAAACGGAGTATCTGTATCTTTTTTACACGCTCCTCAAACAATTTGAACAAACCATTGAAGAGAAATCCGAGCTGATCACGTTACGGACACTTCGCTCATTCATGTTTGAACTGATCCGGCAAACCCGCATTCCATTCAGCGGCGAACCTGTCAGTAATTTGCAAATTATGGGAATGCTGGAAACCCGCGCCCTTGATTTTGAACGGATCATTATATTATCGTTGAATGAAGGAATGCTGCCGTCGGCCAAACGTCAGAACTCACTGATCCCTTTCGACGCTGCCCAGGCAGTAGGGTTACCTACTCACCAGCATCAGGAAGCGGTGATGTCCTACCATTTTTACAGACTTTTACAGCGTGCGTCAGAGGTACATATGCTCTACACGAGCACCAATGATGCGCCGGGTGGCGGGGAAAAGAGCCGTTTTATCAGGCAGGTGGAATACGAGCTGTCCCAATACAATCCGCAGATCAAAATTGAAAACAAGACCGTCGTATTTGAAGGCAGGCAGCAGGAGGAGCTGGAAGAAGTAGTGCACAAAGACGAAGCTATGATCGCTGCAATTCGCCATTACCTAGCCAGTAAGGGCATATTCCCCACCCATCTCAATGAATTCATCCGCTGCTCCATGCAGTTTTATCTCAAACACATTGTGGGGGTAAAAGAAAAGGAAGAAGTGGAAGAAGAGCTGGGAATGGACAAGATCGGTACGTGGCTGCACGCTTCGCTGGAAAGGCTGGACAAAGAGTTTTTCCTGAACTCGACCGATCCTTCCGAAGATCAGATCAAAGGCGTTTTAAGGGAGGAGTTCGACCGTTTATTCAGGGGGTACGTGACGGATATGGGGCTGAACAGGATCTACTACCAGATCGGGGAGCAACAGATCCTGGTTTTCCTACGGCACCAGATGAGCCAGCAGCCGAGAAGGCAGATCCTGGCGGCAGAGCAGCCATTAACTACCAAAATCGAACTGGTACTGCAGGGTTCCTACACGCCCGTGAAGATTGGCGGGAAAATCGACCGCATTGAACAGGCCGAAGACGGAACGCTGTATGTCATGGATTACAAAACCGGCAGCGTAGAACTGACCGGAAAACAAAAACTGGCCGATCCGCAAAAACGGGAAGATGTGATCCGCAACGACGCTGACCGAAAGATGGGCTACGTGCGGCAACTCTGGATGTACGAGTACCTTATGTACCGCAAGATGCTGGACGAAAAAGGGCTGAGACTAAAAGGCCAGGTTTACAATTTTGGTGACTTTGCCGTAAAATCAGGGTTCTACTCTTTTCGTGACCCCAAAAACCTGATATCCAATCCACTGGAACTTACCGAAGAACTGGCGCCGGGTGATTTTATCAAGAAATCAGAGATTATCCTGACCGATATCCTCAATGTAATGGTTGACGCAGATGTGCCATTCCGCAAAACCGATGACCTGAATACTTGCCAGTATTGCGACTTTACAGGTATCTGCGGACGTTGA
- the hemF gene encoding oxygen-dependent coproporphyrinogen oxidase: MKVEDIEGFFKSLQDDICQAIEAADGGSQFQEDLWEHHSGGGGRTRLIQNGGVIEKGGVNFSSVKGEVHPRLRQQMNLNEDDEYHFTATGVSIVMHPHNPHVPIIHMNVRYFELSNGTCWFGGGIDLTPHYVNEEDASKFHRRLKSACNKHHTDFYPKFKQWADDYFYIPHRNETRGVGGVFFDYLKPNEPGNGENLSKEALFAFVKEIGETFAPVYTSFMRKHRDDVFTEKEKQWQFLRRGRYVEFNLVWDRGTKFGLETNGRTESILMSLPPQANWEYNFQPEEGSAEAKTLNLLRKGIVW; this comes from the coding sequence ATGAAAGTTGAAGATATAGAAGGATTTTTCAAGAGTTTACAAGACGATATCTGTCAGGCGATTGAAGCCGCCGACGGAGGCAGCCAGTTCCAGGAAGACTTATGGGAACACCATTCAGGCGGTGGTGGCAGGACGCGACTGATCCAGAATGGTGGCGTTATTGAAAAGGGTGGCGTTAATTTTTCGAGTGTCAAAGGAGAAGTTCATCCGCGGCTCAGGCAACAAATGAACCTCAATGAAGACGATGAGTATCACTTTACTGCAACCGGCGTGTCCATTGTTATGCACCCGCATAACCCGCACGTGCCCATTATACATATGAATGTGCGGTATTTTGAGCTGAGTAACGGGACCTGCTGGTTTGGCGGCGGTATCGACCTCACGCCCCATTATGTGAATGAGGAAGATGCGTCTAAGTTTCATCGGCGTTTGAAATCCGCCTGCAACAAGCACCACACTGACTTTTATCCAAAGTTCAAGCAATGGGCGGATGATTATTTCTACATTCCGCACCGCAATGAGACGCGCGGAGTCGGAGGAGTATTCTTTGATTATCTCAAACCAAACGAACCGGGCAATGGTGAAAATCTTTCGAAAGAGGCACTTTTCGCATTTGTAAAAGAAATCGGTGAAACCTTCGCGCCTGTGTACACATCATTTATGCGCAAACACAGGGATGATGTTTTTACAGAAAAGGAGAAACAATGGCAATTCCTACGCCGCGGACGTTACGTGGAGTTCAATCTGGTGTGGGACCGGGGTACCAAGTTCGGTTTGGAAACCAATGGACGCACGGAATCCATTCTGATGAGCTTACCGCCTCAGGCTAACTGGGAATACAATTTTCAACCGGAAGAAGGATCGGCAGAGGCTAAAACATTAAACCTGCTCCGAAAAGGAATAGTCTGGTAG
- a CDS encoding o-succinylbenzoate synthase, translated as MPLKIVYKPYTLHFRKQAGTSRGVLTQKTSWLIKITDTEKPGVEGYGECGPLPGLSVDDLPDFEAQLADVCETFNDLDLDVFPFNLGIILDQLVPQHLPSARCGIETALLDFMNGGRRTPFKSAFSKGHTGILMNGLIWMGSYDNMLEQVEEKLSQGFTTLKMKVGAIDFDKECRILETVRSRFDKDSITLRVDANGAFTPENVHSRLNALAKFDLHSIEQPVKAGQHDLMAELCGVSPVAVALDEELIGVFDYRGKFALLKKLMPPFIILKPTLLGGFGHTSEWIEIANRLKIDWWITSALESNIGLNAIAQYTATFQNALPQGLGTGQLYTNNFESPLYIENGHLYYQPDAVWELPDYSFSEQV; from the coding sequence ATGCCTCTAAAAATTGTGTATAAGCCCTATACGCTGCATTTTCGCAAGCAAGCGGGTACCTCACGCGGGGTTCTTACACAAAAAACTTCCTGGCTGATCAAAATTACCGATACAGAAAAACCAGGTGTGGAAGGTTACGGCGAATGTGGGCCGCTGCCAGGCCTCAGTGTCGACGATCTTCCTGATTTTGAAGCACAACTGGCTGATGTTTGTGAGACATTCAATGATCTGGACCTCGACGTTTTCCCATTCAACTTAGGCATCATTCTCGACCAGCTGGTACCCCAGCATTTGCCATCGGCCAGATGCGGCATTGAAACTGCCCTGCTGGACTTTATGAATGGCGGGCGGAGAACTCCGTTTAAGTCTGCTTTTTCCAAAGGTCATACCGGGATTTTGATGAATGGCCTGATCTGGATGGGTTCCTACGATAACATGCTGGAACAGGTGGAGGAAAAGCTAAGCCAGGGCTTCACCACCTTAAAAATGAAGGTGGGTGCGATCGATTTTGATAAGGAATGCAGGATACTGGAAACAGTTCGCAGCCGGTTTGACAAAGACTCCATTACATTAAGAGTGGACGCAAACGGGGCATTTACTCCTGAAAACGTTCATAGCAGGCTCAATGCGCTCGCAAAGTTTGATCTGCATTCGATCGAGCAGCCCGTCAAAGCAGGCCAGCATGACTTAATGGCCGAATTGTGTGGAGTGTCTCCCGTAGCGGTTGCCTTGGACGAAGAATTGATCGGTGTTTTCGATTACCGGGGGAAATTTGCCCTGCTGAAAAAACTGATGCCGCCATTTATCATTCTCAAACCTACATTACTTGGCGGCTTCGGCCACACCAGCGAATGGATCGAGATCGCTAATCGTCTGAAAATTGACTGGTGGATTACTTCGGCGCTGGAATCCAATATAGGTCTTAATGCGATCGCGCAGTACACGGCTACATTTCAAAATGCGTTGCCGCAGGGCCTGGGTACCGGGCAGCTTTATACCAATAATTTCGAATCCCCGCTGTACATTGAAAACGGGCACCTGTACTACCAGCCAGATGCCGTTTGGGAGCTACCAGACTATTCCTTTTCGGAGCAGGTTTAA
- a CDS encoding tRNA-(ms[2]io[6]A)-hydroxylase yields MATPLTTLGLELPTDPRWTDVAAMQIGDILIDHAYCEQKAASSCISLIVHYPEKADLVETLTPIVAEEWGHFQRVLKELKKRNIPLGRQRKDEYVGQLMQLVRNKGDYEQALLDRLLICGLIEARSCERFKLLSESLEDESLQKFYRELMISEAGHYRTFIELAETYLPEHEVRKRWKELLHTEAEIMKSLTPRGDRIH; encoded by the coding sequence ATGGCTACACCACTAACTACCCTGGGATTAGAATTACCGACAGATCCCCGCTGGACTGACGTTGCTGCCATGCAGATTGGCGACATCCTGATCGATCATGCATATTGCGAACAAAAAGCGGCTTCCAGCTGCATTTCCCTGATCGTACATTATCCTGAAAAAGCAGATTTGGTAGAAACCCTCACGCCGATAGTTGCCGAGGAATGGGGCCATTTTCAACGGGTACTGAAAGAATTGAAGAAAAGAAACATTCCTTTGGGCCGGCAGCGGAAGGATGAATATGTAGGCCAGCTCATGCAGCTTGTGAGAAACAAAGGCGACTACGAACAGGCACTGCTGGATCGGCTGCTGATATGTGGCCTGATCGAAGCCAGAAGTTGTGAGCGCTTCAAATTACTTTCAGAATCGCTGGAAGACGAATCGCTTCAAAAATTTTACCGCGAACTGATGATCTCCGAGGCGGGCCACTACCGCACTTTTATCGAACTTGCAGAAACTTACCTGCCCGAACATGAAGTAAGGAAAAGGTGGAAGGAATTGCTGCATACGGAGGCAGAGATCATGAAATCACTGACGCCACGCGGCGATCGTATCCACTAA